The Devosia sp. 1566 sequence GCGTTGTCAGCTATGCTGGCGAAAACATCACGGCTCACCTGACCGGTTTCGGTATCGGTGTGCTGGATGGTGAAATCGACGAGTGGGGCGCTCATGCTGGCGTCACCGGCAAGTTCGACGCCTTCCGCGTTACCGCCGCTGCTGGTTATTACAACAACGACATCATCGACCTCGATAAGTTCCATGGCCTGGTGTCGGGTGCTGCCACCTTCGACATGTTCACTCTGGCTCTGACCGGTGAATATCAGCGTGCGGAGAGCGACGGCCTGGTTAATGACGGTTACGGCATTGCCGGCTCCGTTGGTGCCAATGTCACCGAAGGCGTCTCGATCAACCTCGGCGCTCGTTACTTCTCCGCTGACTTCGAGCTTCCTCCAATCGATGGTCCGTTCGTCGGCATCACCGAGAACGAAGCTCTCCAGGTTGCTGCTCAGTTGATCTTCGCGGTCACCGAGACCCTGAAGCTCACCGGCGAAATCGGTGGCTACTTCGGCGAAGATACCCTGCCGCTGGTCACTGCCGATGCAGACGACAATGTCTACTACGGCGCTGCTCGTCTCGATTGGTCCCCGAGCACCGACTTCACCTCGGGCGTTCAGGCTGAAGTTTACTCGAACGAGGCTTACCGCCTGACCGTTCGTGCACAGAAGACCTTCGAATAAGCTGAGCTAGCTTCGGCTACTCGTTTGAAAGGCCCGGCATTGCCGGGCCTTTCTTTTTTGCCTGCCGCATTAATCGGGGCTTCACTCGTGTCGCCGATGCTGCCCTCGGCATTCGGACAGCGGCTGGCGCGACAAAGTGGCCAATCCCACCATTGCCGCAGAAAAAGGCCGTAATTAGCGGCAAGCATTGAGCTATCAGGAAGCGAGCACCAGCCGTGAGCAGATCCGTTCCCCTTCAACAGGTCCTTCAATCGGCGTTGCTGCTGGTGACCGTTGTTTCGTTGCCAATCGGGATGGCGGCCAGCTCCGCGGTTTTGGCTCAGGCGCAAGTGGCCCCGCGAACCTCGCAATCCATTATCGACCTCCCCGCGCCGCGGGTAGAGGACTACTGGATCTCGGCGACGCGGCAACCCGGTGGAGCGCTGGTCTTTGATGGCTATGCTCCCGATGAGGCCACTCGCGATCGCTTGGCTGAGGTGCCCGGTGCCGATGTGAACTGGCTCAAGCTTGGCAGTGGTGCGCCCGAGCTTTATGACGCGGGCCTGCAATTCGGGATCAAGGTGCTGGAGCGGCTAGGGGAGGGGCGCTTCGCGCTCCGCCAGAACATTGTGACGCTGAGCGGCGTGGCCCGCTCCGGCTATGATCATGATCTGATCATGCAGAGCCTTGCGGGCCTTCCGGCGGGCCTGGTGCTCGCCCGGGCGGAGATCGCGCTTCCTGAACCCGCCGCCTATAGTTGGTCGGCCAGCAAGTCCGCTGCCGGAGAAGTGCTGCTATCGGGTTCCTTGCCCACGAGGGATCTGGGTCTTGAAGCCTTGTCGCATGCCGGTCCCTCGGCAGTTGACCAAACCAGCATCGCGCCAGGCGCCCCGTCGGGCTTTGGCGAGAATATCCTGGCTGGGCTCGATGCCCTCCAATTGCTGCGCTCGGGCACCGTTCGGTTTGACGGCACTGGCTGGAGCCTTACGGGCGAACTGCCCTTGGATCGTGATGAGACCGCAGTGACCGAGGCGCTCGATGCCGGCCGCATTCCGCCGGCGGCTTGGTCACTCAAGCTGGCTCAGGCGCCCGCACCAAGGCCCCAGTCTCGCGCGCCTGCGGCTGCTGCGCCCGCCGAGCCACGCCCCGCACCCACAGCCATGCCGTCAACTTCCCCACCAGCGGAAGCACCCAGCGCTCCCGAGCCTGTCGAGGAGCCCGCCACGCCTTCAGTGCCTGCCGCACCGGCAGTGGCCCCGGTTCAAAGCCCGGCGCCCGCGACGAGCGTGCCCGCACCGGCG is a genomic window containing:
- a CDS encoding OmpA family protein; the protein is MAPRTSQSIIDLPAPRVEDYWISATRQPGGALVFDGYAPDEATRDRLAEVPGADVNWLKLGSGAPELYDAGLQFGIKVLERLGEGRFALRQNIVTLSGVARSGYDHDLIMQSLAGLPAGLVLARAEIALPEPAAYSWSASKSAAGEVLLSGSLPTRDLGLEALSHAGPSAVDQTSIAPGAPSGFGENILAGLDALQLLRSGTVRFDGTGWSLTGELPLDRDETAVTEALDAGRIPPAAWSLKLAQAPAPRPQSRAPAAAAPAEPRPAPTAMPSTSPPAEAPSAPEPVEEPATPSVPAAPAVAPVQSPAPATSVPAPAQAPAAPPPAPPKAPAAPTPPPAAKPAAAAPTPAPSSTKADLTACRATLAEFSARNSILFSSGAARIAPESEGALDELARDLAACPEAVVHIEGYTDSEGDDRANLALSVARAEAVVDALILRRISPDRLYAVGYGESNPIADNATAEGRRLNRRIVVTIPE